A part of Aricia agestis chromosome 13, ilAriAges1.1, whole genome shotgun sequence genomic DNA contains:
- the LOC121733243 gene encoding uncharacterized protein LOC121733243 isoform X1, giving the protein MLSASSMDMQVEETPLALRRLWNLTRARLAGTSTALDEEPALVENLPSAQVTEDAPKPCLPSDYESDGEEAFPEVDVPEYTEPALKLWSEASHEKEVILDAGKLGDVPAVYRVPQPAPHQMPVIGVYIDPRVRTGFRYKIRPMQALNAPPLSLKPRYLFDGKALTLQSIGRGFARRLTFEPYNCTLNENENYFWTDSRPEGFVFEIEAISVGDKFTIYDANHEPQGILEVVQQQKNQIEIDQKIFEDGSIEKKVKVNTLCKVEWYENEGITKLVPVTGTVILKKGRGNATICRVVNVAIGIKQLKKGYELKPGIKSSSRRITVSGCDIKDIPCQYTVVGLEKYELPVIGTYIDPRIIPGFYYRVRPATSRRRLFEGRSMLLQSVGMGYGKRITFKPDTLNAPENYFWSDSHPEGLGMEPRAIHPDMKFTITGNGGLLGEATVFRADLPQVEEKTEYVEVPGKKGMAVEKYIQVDVTCHVKLATTGGGSVDSEVHLMKVSGVALVRKEPGQAEAKLVKVFNVGLDSQLNLLFAHTQTELTFHPQP; this is encoded by the exons GTAACCGAAGATGCTCCAAAGCCGTGTCTGCCGAGTGACTATGAGAGTGATGGCGAGGAAGCATTCCCTGAAGTAGATGTGCCC GAGTATACGGAGCCTGCTCTGAAGTTATGGAGCGAGGCTTCGCACGAGAAGGAGGTGATATTGGACGCAGGCAAGCTCGGAGACGTACCTGCGGTCTACCGCGTGCCCCAGCCTGCTCCTCACCAGATGCCAGTCATCGGGGTCTACATCGACCCCCGCGTTAGGACAGGATTCAGATACAAAATTAGACCCATGCAG GCTCTCAACGCGCCCCCGTTGTCGCTAAAGCCGAGATACTTGTTCGATGGGAAGGCGCTAACCCTGCAGTCCATCGGCCGTGGGTTCGCCCGCCGCCTCACATTTGAGCCCTACAACTGTACCCTCAATGAGAACGAGAACTATTTCTGGACCGACTCTCGTCCCGAAGGATTCGTGTTTGAGATCGAAGCCATTTCGGTCGGCGACAAATTCACCATCTACGACGCCAATCATGAGCCTCAGGGTATCCTGGAGGTCGTCCAGCAACAG AAAAATCAAATTGAAATCGATCAGAAAATATTTGAAGACGGGTCGATCGAAAAGAAGGTCAAAGTGAATACATTATGCAAAGTCGAGTGGTACGAGAACGAGGGAATCACGAAGCTCGTGCCGGTCACTGGAACGGTTATTTTGAAGAAAGGTCGCGGCAATGCGACGATCTGTAGGGTTGTCAACGTCGCTATCGGCATCAAGCAACTCAAGAAGGGATACGAACTGAAACCCGGCATCAAATCCTCTTCAAGAAGGATAACCGTTAGCGGTTGTGATATTAAGGACATTCCATGCCAGTACACCGTTGTTGGTCTTGAAAAATACGAATTGCCTGTTATTG GAACCTACATTGATCCCAGGATTATTCCCGGATTTTACTATAGGGTGCGTCCCGCGACGAGCCGCCGTCGTCTGTTCGAGGGCCGAAGCATGCTGTTGCAGTCCGTGGGCATGGGCTACGGGAAACGCATCACGTTCAAACCCGACACGCTCAATGCACCCGAAAACTACTTCTGGTCAGACTCCCATCCGGAAGGTCTGGGTATGGAGCCGAGAGCCATTCACCCAGATATGAAATTCACCATCACTGGAAATGGG GGTTTGCTAGGAGAGGCCACAGTTTTCCGCGCTGATCTCCCGCAAGTCGAAGAGAAGACGGAATATGTGGAGGTGCCGGGAAAGAAGGGAATGGCGGTGGAGAAGTACATTCAGGTGGACGTGACCTGCCACGTCAAACTGGCCACTACGGGTGGTGGCTCGGTGGACTCCGAAGTGCATCTGATGAAGGTGTCCGGAGTGGCGTTGGTCAGGAAGGAGCCGGGACAGGCGGAAGCCAAGCTGGTCAAGGTGTTCAACGTGGGTCTGGACTCCCAACTGAACCTGCTGTTCGCTCACACACAAACCGAGCTGACCTTCCACCCCCAGCCATAA
- the LOC121733243 gene encoding uncharacterized protein LOC121733243 isoform X2, with protein MLKTIATGTNYPDCGCRFCECLDGETFEEYTEPALKLWSEASHEKEVILDAGKLGDVPAVYRVPQPAPHQMPVIGVYIDPRVRTGFRYKIRPMQALNAPPLSLKPRYLFDGKALTLQSIGRGFARRLTFEPYNCTLNENENYFWTDSRPEGFVFEIEAISVGDKFTIYDANHEPQGILEVVQQQKNQIEIDQKIFEDGSIEKKVKVNTLCKVEWYENEGITKLVPVTGTVILKKGRGNATICRVVNVAIGIKQLKKGYELKPGIKSSSRRITVSGCDIKDIPCQYTVVGLEKYELPVIGTYIDPRIIPGFYYRVRPATSRRRLFEGRSMLLQSVGMGYGKRITFKPDTLNAPENYFWSDSHPEGLGMEPRAIHPDMKFTITGNGGLLGEATVFRADLPQVEEKTEYVEVPGKKGMAVEKYIQVDVTCHVKLATTGGGSVDSEVHLMKVSGVALVRKEPGQAEAKLVKVFNVGLDSQLNLLFAHTQTELTFHPQP; from the exons atgttgaaaacAATTGCTACTGGTACCAACTACCCAGATTGTGGATGTCGTTTCTGTGAGTGCTTGGATGGGGAAACTTTCGAG GAGTATACGGAGCCTGCTCTGAAGTTATGGAGCGAGGCTTCGCACGAGAAGGAGGTGATATTGGACGCAGGCAAGCTCGGAGACGTACCTGCGGTCTACCGCGTGCCCCAGCCTGCTCCTCACCAGATGCCAGTCATCGGGGTCTACATCGACCCCCGCGTTAGGACAGGATTCAGATACAAAATTAGACCCATGCAG GCTCTCAACGCGCCCCCGTTGTCGCTAAAGCCGAGATACTTGTTCGATGGGAAGGCGCTAACCCTGCAGTCCATCGGCCGTGGGTTCGCCCGCCGCCTCACATTTGAGCCCTACAACTGTACCCTCAATGAGAACGAGAACTATTTCTGGACCGACTCTCGTCCCGAAGGATTCGTGTTTGAGATCGAAGCCATTTCGGTCGGCGACAAATTCACCATCTACGACGCCAATCATGAGCCTCAGGGTATCCTGGAGGTCGTCCAGCAACAG AAAAATCAAATTGAAATCGATCAGAAAATATTTGAAGACGGGTCGATCGAAAAGAAGGTCAAAGTGAATACATTATGCAAAGTCGAGTGGTACGAGAACGAGGGAATCACGAAGCTCGTGCCGGTCACTGGAACGGTTATTTTGAAGAAAGGTCGCGGCAATGCGACGATCTGTAGGGTTGTCAACGTCGCTATCGGCATCAAGCAACTCAAGAAGGGATACGAACTGAAACCCGGCATCAAATCCTCTTCAAGAAGGATAACCGTTAGCGGTTGTGATATTAAGGACATTCCATGCCAGTACACCGTTGTTGGTCTTGAAAAATACGAATTGCCTGTTATTG GAACCTACATTGATCCCAGGATTATTCCCGGATTTTACTATAGGGTGCGTCCCGCGACGAGCCGCCGTCGTCTGTTCGAGGGCCGAAGCATGCTGTTGCAGTCCGTGGGCATGGGCTACGGGAAACGCATCACGTTCAAACCCGACACGCTCAATGCACCCGAAAACTACTTCTGGTCAGACTCCCATCCGGAAGGTCTGGGTATGGAGCCGAGAGCCATTCACCCAGATATGAAATTCACCATCACTGGAAATGGG GGTTTGCTAGGAGAGGCCACAGTTTTCCGCGCTGATCTCCCGCAAGTCGAAGAGAAGACGGAATATGTGGAGGTGCCGGGAAAGAAGGGAATGGCGGTGGAGAAGTACATTCAGGTGGACGTGACCTGCCACGTCAAACTGGCCACTACGGGTGGTGGCTCGGTGGACTCCGAAGTGCATCTGATGAAGGTGTCCGGAGTGGCGTTGGTCAGGAAGGAGCCGGGACAGGCGGAAGCCAAGCTGGTCAAGGTGTTCAACGTGGGTCTGGACTCCCAACTGAACCTGCTGTTCGCTCACACACAAACCGAGCTGACCTTCCACCCCCAGCCATAA